The region GAGACTGATTACCATAAAACCGCGCCAGGTGGAATTTATGGGGAAAACCGATCGGTATTTTGCAGAATACAAAAAGAGAAAAGATATTCAGAAAATTTTGGATTTTTCCGATGGCAACAAAACAACCGGATATGTCGTAATTGTCAACAGTAACCATATCAAAAAGCTGGTATTGTTTTCCCCCAGCGACCGTTTGGTGGAACAATTAAAACCTTATTTGCGGGATAACTTTAAAGAGTAAAGATAAGAGGTGTCATGATGTCAGAACGTTCAGAACGTGCAAAAGCGTTATTTTTGGAAGGATATAACTGTACTCAGGCGGTTGTGGGAGCTTTTTCAGACGTGCTTGCCATAGAATTTGATGTTTTGATGAAAACCGTGTCCTCTTTCGGTGGCGGTATGGGTCGGCTTCGTGAGGTGTGTGGCGCAGTTAGCGGAATGTTTTTTGTGGCAGGTGCACTTTATGGTTACAGTGACCCGAAAGCCAAGGAAGAAAAAGCGGAGCATTACCTTTTGATTCAAACTCTGGCAGAAAAATTCCGTGAGAAGAACGGCTCCATTATCTGTCGGGAACTTTTAGGAGAAGAAAAAGAAAAGGTTACGCATATTCCCGCAGAACGCACAACGGCATATTATCGGAAACGTCCCTGTGCGGAATTGGTGGCAGATGCTGTGCTTGTTTTGGAAGAGGTTTGTGATTTATAAGTTTTTTCTGTTTTCAGAAATTTCAGCTTGACAATCCGGATTACCCGTGGTATAATACAACAAGTGTTTTTTCACGGAACCAAGCCGAGTAGAAAAAATAAACGAAATTCGGAGTTATACCGATTGTAATCCGGTATTTTTATGACTTGTGTTTGGCCTGCGATTTTTCTTTTGTGAACCTCGTCAGGACGGAAACGGAGCAGCGATAAGCAACAAGAAATCTGTGCGGTGTCCAAATACAAGTCATAAAAGTATCGGATTTTCTGTTTTTACAGAAGATTTTTGACCATAGCGTTGGGAAGAGAGGGGGAGAATGTATGTATCAGGCGTTATATCGCAAATGGCGTCCTACCGTATTTGAAGATGTGTTGGGTCAGAGCCATATTACAGATACGTTAAAAAGTCAGCTGGTGCAGCATAAGCTTTCCCATGCCTACCTGTTTTCGGGTTCTCGCGGAACAGGGAAAACCTCCACCGCAAAAATTCTTTCCCGCGCCATGAACTGCGAAAATCCGCAGAACGGGAACCCTTGTAATGAATGTCATGCCTGTAAAACTGCTTTAAACGGCAGTGCTGTGGACATTGTAGAGATTGACGCAGCTTCCAATAACCGTGTGGATGATGCAAGAATCATTCGGGAAGAAGTGGTGTATGCACCGGCAGATTTGCGATATAAGGTGTATATCATTGATGAAGCACATATGTTGACCGATGCAGCCTTCAATGCATTGTTAAAAACCTTGGAAGAACCTCCGGCACACGTGGTGTTTATTTTTGCCACTACTGAGCCTCATAAGTTCCCGGTTACCATTTTGTCCCGTTGTCAACGGTTTGATTTTAAGAGAATCACTCCCTATGATACCGAAAAACGCATCCGTCAGATTATCGCAGGGGATGGATATACCATTACCGATGAAGCCATCGGAATGCTTGCACGTCTGGCAGACGGTTCTATGCGTGATGCACTTTCTATTTTGGATCAGTGTATGTCTGCAGGATTCACTGAGATTGATTGTAAACACTTGGCAACCATTACCGGAGCTTCTGATCCTCAGTTTATTGTGCATTTTGCCCGTCATATCATTGACGGAAATTTGCCCGAGTGTTTTGGCTTGATCAACACCGCGTACGAAAATGGGCGGGATATAGAACGGATTTTAGAAGATCTGATTGCACATTTTCGCAGCGTGTTGGTGGTAAAAACATTAAATACCTCAGAAGCTGCTATGGAGATTTTATCTGTTACCAAAAGTGTATTTCAGAATTATGCGGAGCAGTCGCAGTTGATTTCAGAGGAACGCCTGCTTCGGTATCTGGATACCTTGAGCGAAGCAGTTTCTTCCAAACGGTATCTTGGTCAGTCCAGACTGTGTCTGGAGGTGGCTGTTACCGCTATGGTGAAACGTCCGGATCCGGGAGACCTTCGCGGTATTACCGAACGGCTTCAGGAATTAGAACAAAAAATAACCCGTTTCAGTTTAGGGCAAAGTATACCGGCAGTGTCTCCGGTTGCGTCAGAGCCTGAAATGATAAAATCAGAGCCGGATGAAATTGTTTGGAATATTCCGCCGGCAGATGCTGTTTCAGAACCAACATTCATTCCCGAACCGATGCCGGAACCTTCGATTCCAACAGAAATTTACGAAGCTCCCGTCGAATCTGTAAAAGAAGACATTCCTTTGGAAAGTGAACCTGCAACAATTGCGGAACCTATTTCTGAAAGTGTGCAGGAACCGGAAATTGCGGTAGCGGAAGAAGTCGGTGAAAAATCGATTTTGTCCGAAGGAAGTCTTGCTCCTTTTTGGGATGCTGTGATAGAAGCTGCTTCCAAAAAAGCGGATTTCGGCTTCAAACGGATTATGAGCAGTGCCACCCGGGAAGAAATAAACGGTGGTGTTGATTTTTTGATTCAAAGTGAAGCATTTTTAAATATTGCGAAAATGAATCAATATGATAAAGTAATAAAACAAGCTATCTTAGAGGTTACCGGGAAGGATTTGATTGTCAAACTGCGTTCCGCGGAGACCTCACAAGAGAACGGAGATTCTTTTCAAAAGCTGATGAATCAGTTGAGCGGATTCTCCGATCAGATAATTTTTAAATAAAAGAAACGAAAGGAAACAAACAAAAATGGCAAAAGGAAAATTCAATATGGGCGGCGGTATGCCCGGTAATATGGCAAACTTAATGAAACAGGCACAGAAAATGCAGCAGAACCTGGAACAGGCTCAGGAAGATTTAGCCAGCAAATCTTATCAGGCAACTTCCGGTGGCGGTGCAGTAAGCGTTACCATTAACGGTACCGGTAAATTGACCGACCTTGTAATTGATGAATCTGTTTTAGATGATGCAGAAATGGTTGCAGATTTAGTCATTGCAGCAGTGAATCAGGCAATCGACGAAAAAGATAAA is a window of Oscillospiraceae bacterium DNA encoding:
- a CDS encoding C_GCAxxG_C_C family protein; this encodes MSERSERAKALFLEGYNCTQAVVGAFSDVLAIEFDVLMKTVSSFGGGMGRLREVCGAVSGMFFVAGALYGYSDPKAKEEKAEHYLLIQTLAEKFREKNGSIICRELLGEEKEKVTHIPAERTTAYYRKRPCAELVADAVLVLEEVCDL
- the dnaX gene encoding DNA polymerase III subunit gamma/tau, encoding MYQALYRKWRPTVFEDVLGQSHITDTLKSQLVQHKLSHAYLFSGSRGTGKTSTAKILSRAMNCENPQNGNPCNECHACKTALNGSAVDIVEIDAASNNRVDDARIIREEVVYAPADLRYKVYIIDEAHMLTDAAFNALLKTLEEPPAHVVFIFATTEPHKFPVTILSRCQRFDFKRITPYDTEKRIRQIIAGDGYTITDEAIGMLARLADGSMRDALSILDQCMSAGFTEIDCKHLATITGASDPQFIVHFARHIIDGNLPECFGLINTAYENGRDIERILEDLIAHFRSVLVVKTLNTSEAAMEILSVTKSVFQNYAEQSQLISEERLLRYLDTLSEAVSSKRYLGQSRLCLEVAVTAMVKRPDPGDLRGITERLQELEQKITRFSLGQSIPAVSPVASEPEMIKSEPDEIVWNIPPADAVSEPTFIPEPMPEPSIPTEIYEAPVESVKEDIPLESEPATIAEPISESVQEPEIAVAEEVGEKSILSEGSLAPFWDAVIEAASKKADFGFKRIMSSATREEINGGVDFLIQSEAFLNIAKMNQYDKVIKQAILEVTGKDLIVKLRSAETSQENGDSFQKLMNQLSGFSDQIIFK
- a CDS encoding YbaB/EbfC family nucleoid-associated protein, which encodes MAKGKFNMGGGMPGNMANLMKQAQKMQQNLEQAQEDLASKSYQATSGGGAVSVTINGTGKLTDLVIDESVLDDAEMVADLVIAAVNQAIDEKDKEKETTLGGLTGGLGNFGGLF